In the Victivallis sp. Marseille-Q1083 genome, one interval contains:
- a CDS encoding type III pantothenate kinase — translation MVFLMNIGNSNTQLAEFENGRIGNLRQVRTEQLEEAMLPEEGVPIAAATVVPEVREKLAGRAFFYVSPATAVNLDLTRLDCTTIGSDRLANAVELAANYPLPGLVVDFGTAITIEVVDGRRRFLGGAIAPGRLLLRQSLHQGTAQLPFLPLDDTRPERRPAGNTRDAMRLGIDLGAVGMVRELIRATEEGLGASCRTLLGVGGDAPFFLQHLSGLQPGGNDFTLRGIYRAWELNQ, via the coding sequence ATGGTATTTTTAATGAATATCGGCAACAGCAACACGCAGTTGGCCGAATTTGAGAATGGCAGGATCGGCAATCTCCGGCAGGTTCGAACCGAACAGTTGGAGGAGGCAATGCTGCCGGAGGAAGGGGTGCCGATTGCAGCGGCGACTGTCGTTCCGGAAGTTCGCGAAAAGCTGGCCGGCCGGGCGTTTTTTTATGTTTCGCCCGCGACGGCAGTCAACCTCGACCTGACCCGGCTCGACTGTACGACGATCGGCAGCGACCGGCTGGCCAATGCGGTGGAATTGGCGGCAAACTATCCTCTGCCCGGGCTGGTCGTCGATTTCGGCACCGCCATCACCATTGAAGTCGTCGATGGCCGCCGGCGTTTCCTCGGCGGCGCCATTGCGCCGGGCCGGCTGCTGTTGCGCCAATCGCTCCATCAGGGGACCGCTCAGTTGCCGTTCCTGCCGCTTGACGACACCCGGCCGGAACGCCGGCCGGCCGGGAATACGCGCGACGCCATGCGTCTGGGAATCGACCTGGGGGCCGTCGGAATGGTTCGGGAACTGATCCGGGCGACGGAAGAGGGTCTCGGCGCCAGTTGCCGGACGCTGCTAGGAGTAGGCGGGGATGCGCCGTTTTTTCTGCAGCACCTGTCCGGGCTGCAACCCGGCGGCAATGATTTTACACTGCGCGGCATCTATCGCGCCTGGGAGCTCAATCAATAA
- a CDS encoding phosphoribosylanthranilate isomerase, with protein sequence MRIKICGIQNETEMAAAIRCGADVLGFQVGQIYQSKSFILPSTAGRLAAELPPYVTPVIVTHLSEPEAIVDILNKSAIFTVQLHKVTPVQVAVLRDLLPANAKIILTFYLNPGRYDWTLDEYLSLIDAVNLDAFNLDLSRVGLDTADKVYQWERAAEFVAQCPRPVMLSGGLNAANVAQAIETVHPFGVDACNQLKAPDQFCDPAVCHQFVQAARLAGMALNPPPEIPDGKVSNLI encoded by the coding sequence ATGCGGATCAAAATTTGCGGAATTCAGAATGAAACGGAAATGGCAGCGGCGATTCGTTGCGGCGCCGATGTGCTGGGGTTCCAGGTCGGCCAGATTTATCAATCGAAATCGTTCATTCTGCCCAGCACCGCCGGCCGGCTGGCAGCGGAACTGCCGCCTTATGTGACGCCGGTGATCGTCACCCACCTGTCCGAACCGGAAGCGATCGTCGATATTCTGAACAAATCGGCCATTTTCACAGTACAACTGCACAAAGTAACACCGGTTCAGGTGGCGGTATTGCGAGACCTCCTGCCGGCCAACGCCAAGATCATTCTGACGTTTTACCTGAATCCCGGCCGTTATGACTGGACGCTGGATGAATATCTGTCGCTGATCGACGCCGTCAATCTGGACGCCTTCAATCTGGATCTCAGCCGGGTGGGCCTCGACACGGCCGACAAGGTTTATCAATGGGAACGGGCGGCGGAATTCGTCGCGCAATGTCCGCGACCGGTGATGCTCAGCGGCGGGTTGAATGCCGCCAACGTTGCGCAGGCAATCGAAACGGTCCATCCATTCGGCGTGGATGCCTGCAACCAGTTGAAAGCCCCGGATCAATTTTGTGATCCTGCCGTCTGCCACCAGTTTGTCCAGGCGGCCAGGCTGGCCGGAATGGCACTCAATCCGCCGCCGGAAATTCCGGACGGCAAGGTATCAAACCTAATCTAA
- a CDS encoding type II secretion system F family protein has protein sequence MPQFAYTAMDQYGKEQKGTLEASSEDVAASTLKKQGLYPTSLKALTAKGQPVKRRRKAQQGSIFNFALGARKIKRKELTLVTRQLATLLEAGLPLIRSLRTLEKQSKNAMTKLILGDTADAVEEGATFSEALAYNPKSFDKLYLNMVRAGEAAGAMETILSRLAQFMEKAAKIAGKVKSAMIYPISVLVIAGLITTGLMIWIVPSFKSIFDDLLPGGQMPALTLWVIDASNVLVHEGWKVLLAIVAIIILYCITNRTKYGKFGIDWVKYHMPLFGPIISRSAIARFSRTLGTLMAAGVPVLNALNIVRDTSGNDLVASAVQKVHDAVKEGEGIAAPLNATGIFPQMVISMIEVGEETGRLPDMLERIADKYEDEVDNAVNALTSMIEPLMIVVLAVIVGTIVIAMFLPLTKLIEGMG, from the coding sequence ATGCCGCAATTTGCATATACCGCAATGGATCAGTACGGCAAGGAGCAGAAGGGAACGCTGGAAGCCTCTTCTGAAGACGTCGCTGCCTCGACACTGAAGAAGCAGGGATTGTATCCGACTTCGTTGAAAGCCCTGACCGCCAAGGGACAGCCGGTCAAGCGGCGCCGCAAGGCCCAGCAGGGAAGCATTTTCAACTTTGCGCTGGGCGCGCGCAAAATCAAGCGCAAGGAATTGACGCTCGTCACCCGCCAGTTGGCAACGCTGCTGGAGGCCGGTCTGCCGTTGATCCGTTCGTTGCGGACGCTGGAAAAACAGAGCAAAAACGCGATGACCAAGCTCATCCTCGGCGACACCGCCGATGCGGTTGAAGAGGGTGCGACGTTCTCGGAAGCGCTGGCTTACAATCCGAAAAGTTTCGACAAGCTGTATTTGAACATGGTACGGGCCGGCGAGGCGGCCGGGGCGATGGAAACCATTTTGTCACGCTTGGCGCAATTCATGGAAAAGGCGGCAAAGATCGCCGGCAAAGTGAAATCGGCGATGATCTACCCGATCTCGGTGCTGGTCATCGCCGGGTTGATTACCACCGGGTTGATGATCTGGATTGTGCCGAGTTTCAAAAGCATTTTTGACGACCTGCTGCCGGGTGGGCAAATGCCCGCCTTGACTTTGTGGGTCATCGACGCCAGCAACGTGCTGGTGCATGAAGGCTGGAAAGTCTTGCTGGCTATTGTTGCCATTATTATTTTGTACTGTATTACCAATCGTACCAAATACGGTAAATTCGGCATCGACTGGGTCAAATACCACATGCCGCTGTTCGGGCCGATCATTTCCCGGTCGGCAATCGCCCGTTTCTCCCGAACCCTGGGCACCCTGATGGCCGCCGGCGTGCCGGTGCTGAACGCCTTGAACATCGTCCGCGATACCTCCGGCAACGATCTGGTCGCCTCGGCCGTGCAGAAAGTGCACGATGCGGTCAAGGAAGGCGAAGGCATCGCGGCGCCGTTGAACGCCACCGGCATTTTCCCGCAGATGGTGATCAGCATGATCGAGGTCGGCGAGGAAACCGGCCGCTTGCCGGACATGCTCGAGCGCATTGCCGACAAGTATGAAGACGAAGTGGACAATGCGGTCAACGCCCTCACTTCGATGATCGAACCGTTGATGATCGTCGTCCTGGCCGTGATCGTCGGTACGATCGTCATCGCCATGTTCTTGCCGTTGACGAAACTGATCGAAGGTATGGGTTGA
- a CDS encoding mannose-1-phosphate guanylyltransferase, with amino-acid sequence MNLENVYAVVMAGGKGERFWPQSRSSHPKQLLRLIGNLTMLEQTVARLTSAGIAPQNCLVITNREYELPMRSLLSSIPAENIIGEATGRDTAACVAVAAGIAAARCKAADSVLVATPADHIIHDAKQFKQVLNDAVQAAVMYKKAVTIGIKPRFATTGYGYLRCGEAIDPGLPTAFRRGEGFVEKPSLEEATKFLASGNYRWNSGIFVWTLPVLREELQCYAPSLSELAETVKAAIGCGTLNEVLALEYPHFDRISIDYALMEKLRDVLVAEATFDWDDVGSWTELRNQVKPDRNNNVVRGLFAGLGAKDCIIVGDNNHLITAVDVDDLIIVHTEDATLVCNGKSAQRVKNLVQMLGDNPELRKFL; translated from the coding sequence ATGAATCTTGAAAACGTATATGCCGTCGTCATGGCCGGCGGCAAGGGAGAGCGCTTCTGGCCGCAAAGCCGGAGTAGTCATCCGAAGCAGTTGCTGCGGCTGATCGGCAATTTGACGATGCTGGAGCAGACGGTAGCGCGCCTGACTTCCGCCGGAATCGCCCCGCAGAACTGTCTGGTGATCACCAACCGGGAATACGAACTGCCGATGCGTTCCCTGCTCTCCTCGATTCCGGCCGAGAATATCATCGGCGAAGCGACCGGTCGGGATACGGCCGCCTGCGTGGCGGTCGCGGCCGGAATTGCGGCGGCGCGTTGCAAAGCGGCCGACAGCGTCCTGGTGGCGACGCCGGCCGACCACATCATTCACGATGCGAAGCAATTCAAGCAGGTGCTGAACGACGCGGTGCAGGCGGCAGTCATGTATAAAAAAGCGGTCACCATCGGGATCAAGCCGCGCTTTGCCACCACCGGTTACGGCTATCTGCGCTGCGGCGAAGCGATTGATCCCGGGTTGCCGACGGCCTTTCGCCGCGGCGAAGGTTTCGTGGAAAAGCCGAGTCTGGAGGAAGCGACGAAATTTCTGGCTTCCGGCAATTACCGCTGGAACAGTGGAATTTTCGTCTGGACCTTGCCGGTTTTGCGCGAAGAACTGCAGTGTTACGCGCCAAGTTTGTCGGAGTTGGCCGAAACGGTCAAAGCGGCAATCGGCTGCGGCACGCTGAATGAAGTTCTGGCCTTGGAGTACCCGCATTTCGACCGCATCAGCATCGATTATGCATTGATGGAAAAATTACGGGACGTGCTGGTGGCGGAGGCGACATTCGACTGGGATGACGTCGGCAGTTGGACCGAATTGCGCAACCAGGTCAAACCGGACCGGAACAACAATGTCGTGCGCGGCCTGTTCGCCGGACTGGGAGCCAAAGACTGCATCATTGTCGGAGACAACAATCACCTGATTACGGCCGTGGATGTCGATGACCTGATCATCGTCCACACCGAAGACGCCACGCTGGTATGCAACGGAAAATCGGCGCAACGAGTGAAAAATCTGGTACAGATGCTGGGCGACAACCCGGAACTCAGAAAATTTTTGTGA
- a CDS encoding type IV pilus twitching motility protein PilT — MSVDMTELLQLVVDEGVSDLHLEVGAPPMVRLHGDMTPLDVPPLTAQDTERLIKTIASEAHLQQIQAVGTADFGFGFGDQARFRVSAFKQKGVFGTVLRQIPNTLLTFEQIGLQESVKDLLYRPRGLVLVTGPTGSGKSTTLASMINIINQERACHIITIEDPIEFYHYHKKSVVIQREIGVDVPSFGEALKRSLRQDPDIILVGEMRDLETMEAAVTAAETGHLVFATLHTTGAARTVDRIVDAFPTNQQAQIRTQLASSLVAVISQVLLPRADKPGRVAGFEIMVSTPSIQALIRDNKTFRITSELQTGAKYGMHTLDAHLVELFERGVISYTELITKAQDQESVLQTLRQLQQEAQQQKK, encoded by the coding sequence ATGAGCGTTGATATGACAGAACTGTTGCAGTTGGTGGTGGACGAGGGCGTCAGCGACTTGCACTTGGAGGTCGGAGCCCCGCCGATGGTACGTCTGCACGGTGATATGACGCCGCTGGATGTCCCGCCCCTGACCGCCCAGGATACGGAACGGCTGATCAAAACCATCGCATCGGAAGCGCACCTGCAGCAAATCCAGGCGGTCGGTACGGCCGACTTCGGATTCGGGTTCGGCGATCAGGCTCGTTTTCGTGTCAGCGCCTTCAAACAGAAAGGGGTGTTCGGCACGGTATTGCGCCAGATTCCCAATACGCTCCTGACTTTCGAGCAGATCGGTCTGCAGGAATCGGTCAAGGATCTGCTCTACCGTCCCCGCGGCCTGGTCCTGGTTACCGGGCCGACCGGTTCCGGCAAATCGACGACGCTGGCTTCGATGATCAACATCATCAACCAGGAACGCGCCTGCCACATCATCACCATTGAGGACCCGATCGAATTTTATCATTATCACAAGAAAAGCGTGGTCATCCAACGGGAAATCGGCGTTGACGTCCCTTCCTTCGGCGAAGCGCTGAAACGTTCGCTGCGTCAGGACCCGGACATCATTCTGGTCGGTGAAATGCGCGACCTGGAAACGATGGAAGCGGCGGTAACCGCAGCGGAAACCGGTCACCTGGTTTTCGCCACTTTGCATACCACCGGCGCTGCCCGTACCGTCGACCGTATCGTCGACGCCTTTCCGACCAACCAGCAGGCGCAGATTCGTACCCAGTTGGCGTCCTCGCTGGTGGCGGTGATTTCCCAGGTGCTGCTGCCGCGGGCCGATAAACCCGGACGGGTGGCCGGATTCGAGATCATGGTCTCAACGCCGTCCATCCAGGCGCTGATCCGCGACAATAAAACATTCCGTATCACGTCCGAACTGCAAACCGGAGCGAAATACGGCATGCATACGCTCGATGCGCATTTGGTCGAGCTGTTTGAAAGAGGGGTGATCTCTTACACGGAACTGATCACCAAGGCACAGGATCAGGAGTCGGTCCTCCAGACCTTGCGCCAATTGCAGCAGGAGGCGCAACAGCAGAAAAAATAA
- a CDS encoding CsgG/HfaB family protein has protein sequence MLLNKPKTMLFALLMGVLLPQLKAVDESVAATATQPIPTIAVLPFDSRSRNSDAEQLGRSIAELLSVALMEESEFELVERAELEKILNELQLSDSGLIDQQTQLQIGHLVGARILITGSCFKSGEKTFLVAKVIGTESGRVLGASVNGRVDVVELIPELRKKLTDILCRSSAKLLPPAVTEQSVLAQLSAVVAGQSRKVYIQVSESINVPAVDPAAEVELKKLLLDLGFQIVETPVEAEYRLIGEGVATSSGVYQNFQSATARVELTLYRGKEEVVKVDRGVETVAGGSYVIAAKTALAQCALKLAGRILPVLQ, from the coding sequence ATGCTTTTGAACAAGCCAAAAACAATGCTGTTCGCGCTTCTGATGGGAGTGCTGCTGCCGCAACTGAAGGCCGTTGACGAAAGCGTGGCGGCGACGGCGACGCAGCCGATTCCGACCATTGCGGTGTTGCCGTTCGATTCCCGCAGCCGCAACAGCGATGCCGAACAGCTTGGACGCAGCATTGCCGAATTGTTGTCGGTCGCTTTGATGGAAGAAAGCGAGTTCGAGTTGGTGGAACGTGCCGAGCTGGAGAAAATTCTCAATGAATTGCAGCTTTCCGATTCCGGCTTGATCGATCAGCAGACGCAGCTTCAGATCGGTCATCTGGTCGGTGCCCGGATTCTGATTACCGGTTCCTGCTTCAAAAGCGGCGAGAAGACGTTTCTGGTTGCCAAGGTGATCGGTACGGAAAGCGGCCGGGTGCTGGGAGCCAGTGTCAACGGCCGGGTGGATGTGGTCGAACTGATTCCGGAATTGCGGAAGAAATTGACGGATATTCTGTGCAGGAGCAGTGCGAAATTGCTGCCGCCGGCGGTGACGGAGCAGTCTGTATTGGCGCAGTTGTCCGCTGTTGTCGCCGGCCAGAGCCGGAAAGTGTATATTCAAGTATCGGAATCCATCAACGTCCCGGCGGTCGATCCGGCGGCGGAAGTCGAATTGAAAAAGTTGTTGCTGGATCTGGGCTTTCAGATTGTGGAAACTCCGGTTGAAGCCGAATACCGTTTGATCGGCGAAGGCGTTGCGACCAGTTCCGGCGTTTATCAGAATTTCCAGAGCGCGACGGCCCGGGTGGAACTGACGCTCTATCGCGGCAAGGAAGAGGTCGTGAAAGTGGACCGCGGCGTGGAAACGGTTGCCGGCGGTTCGTATGTGATCGCCGCGAAGACGGCGCTGGCGCAGTGTGCGTTGAAATTGGCGGGCCGGATCTTGCCGGTGTTGCAGTAA